The following proteins are encoded in a genomic region of Fusarium oxysporum f. sp. lycopersici 4287 chromosome 1, whole genome shotgun sequence:
- a CDS encoding hypothetical protein (At least one base has a quality score < 10) encodes MSPGESSRKGKPIARRACDLCRSRKLQCVFDQLGTSCKRCVQVEMPCTFMTTRKPRGPPNRRVAEAKAQGHDPHHKDPENEGTAAHAQCLPKSLSSLSSSLVTYLTIEHFCSNEIFELLISDYLQHIYPLHPIIHRPRFRVDFQNKCYQSDPFFYRLCISLSALAISWSPRNFQSYGFHPDETISSMVERAHYLVALSKTSQRLHTGIQPDAQDMVCSYILSVALHGSGRTHYGWVHASEAVLCMRKLSLFRRESHCDFDNINSEICKRAFWMIFIVMAHDRLTYPVPHTGISYNPACIDWDFLVLLEVDDPFPDKMELCEDSTATPLLAGFIALIKLYLCAVALGPDKMPGNPRYGQFSPPCPEQTSNSCGNSVLTFGQGMDIIQACGTSAANYLTN; translated from the exons ATGTCTCCAGGAGAGAGCTCAAGAAAGGGCAAGCCGATTGCCAGACGGGCTTGTGATCTTTGCCGCAGCCGCAAATTACAG TGTGTCTTCGATCAACTGGGTACGTCATGCAAACGCTGTGTGCAAGTCGAAATGCCATGCACCTTTATGACTACCCGCAAGCCTCGGGGCCCGCCTAATCG TCGAGTTGCCGAAGCTAAAGCCCAGGGTCACGATCCTCACCACAAGGATCCAGAGAATGAAGGAACAGCTGCACATGCACAGTGTCTTCCGAAAAGCCTGTCCTCGTTGTCCTCGTCACTCGTCACATATTTGACAATTGAACATTTCTGCTCCAATGAGATTTTCGAGCTGTTGATTTCAGATTATCTCCAACACATCTATCCACTTCATCCCATTATACATCGACCACGTTTTCGAGTAGATTTCCAAAATAAATGCTACCAATCTGACCCATTCTTTTATCGACTATGCATCTCCCTTTCAGCTCTTGCCATCTCTTGGTCACCACGAAATTTTCAAAGTTATGGATTTCATCCTGACGAAACAATAAGCAGCATGGTGGAAAGGGCTCACTACTTGGTTGCACTCAGCAAGACATCGCAAAGATTACACACCGGTATCCAGCCCGACGCTCAAGACATGGTGTGCTCATATATACTGAGCGTGGCACTCCATGGTTCGGGTAGGACTCACTATGGTTGGGTGCACGCCTCCGAGGCGGTCTTGTGTATGAGGAAACTGAGCCTGTTCAGACGGGAATCACACTGTGATTTCGACAACATAAACTCTGAAATATGCAAGCGAGCATTTTGGATGATATTTATTGTAATGGC CCACGATAGACTCACATATCCAGTGCCGCATACGGGGATCAGCTACAATCCAGCTTGTATTGACTGGGATTTCCTTGTTTTacttgaggttgatgatccATTTCCAGATAAAATGGAACTATGTGAAGATTCCACAGCCACGCCGCTGCTAGCTGGGTTCATTGCCTTAATTAAACTTTATCTCTGTGCAGTCGCATTGGGACCGGACAAAATGCCTGGAAACCCGCGTTATGGCCAATTCTCACCACCATGCCCAGAACAGACGTCCAATAGCTGTGGTAACAGCGTGCTCACTTTCGGACAAGGCATGGATATCATACAAGCTTGCGGAACATCAGCAGCCAACTACCTGACGAATTGA
- a CDS encoding hypothetical protein (At least one base has a quality score < 10), translating into MHSGLVETLLSALAQHWVLVLTSLTVAWLVKNRYHHGLNKYPGPFLASLTDWWRFWDVYGQRPEVTLQKLHAKHGDIVRLGPNTLSFADPAVLKSIYGLSKGYVKSDFYIVQQSVVKGHRLASLFSTTDNDFHSQFRRCVNSAFSMSALVQYEPFVDNTTKLFLEQTEKLFAKRADVCDFTQWLQFYAFDVIGEITYSKRHGFIEKNEDVEGIVAYLGKLFLYVAPVGQIPFLDLIFQKNPIYLKLSQWGLFDSTIAVARFARARMAERLIPELKSVDSLPTSNLKKQPLGQDLLSKFIAAREARPEFMTDTLVQTMAVSMAFAGSETTAITLSAVFYYLLRNPECYQKLKNELDEAAKAGVFSDYESGLVTFSEAQKFPYLHACVQEAFRMHPAPGLPLERIVPPQGAEIGGEFIKGGTIVGVSAWIIHNRPEIFGTDTDKYRPERWLPDPNLDAEEEDKRIKKMTGMMFQFGMGSRTCIGKNISLLEIYKVVPSLLRRFEINFEDPSKEWRIINAWFVKQTDFNVKFTRRELVQPEFSEKQE; encoded by the exons ATGCACAGTGGCTTGGTTGAAACTCTTCTCAGTGCCCTCGCCCAGCATTGGGTGTTGGTACTTACATCACTGACTGTCGCGTGGCTGGTCAAGAACAGATATCACCATGGTCTAAATAAATACCCCGGCCCTTTTCTGGCGTCTTTGACGGATTGGTGGCGCTTCTGGGATGTTTATGGACAGAGACCTGAAGTGACACTGCAGAAACTCCATGCTAAGCATGGTGATATTGTCAGATTGGGACCAAACACTCTATCATTTGCCGACCCTGCTGTTCTCAAGTCCATCTATGGCCTTAGCAAGGGCTATGTCAAG TCCGACTTTTACATTGTCCAACAATCCGTGGTCAAGGGCCACCGTCTCGCATCTCTCTTCAGCACTACAGACAATGACTTCCACTCCCAATTCCGCAGATGTGTCAACTCTGCCTTCTCCATGAGCGCACTGGTTCAATACGAACCATTTGTCGATAACACCACCAAGCTGTTCTTGGAACAGACCGAAAAGCTCTTTGCCAAGAGGGCTGATGTCTGTGATTTTACACAGTGGCTTCAGTTCTACGCCTTTGATGTCATTGGCGAGATCACTTACAGCAAGAGACATGGATTCAttgagaagaatgaagatgttgagggTATTGTTGCGTACCTGGGCAAGCTGTTCCTCTATGTTGCACCT GTCGGACAAATTCCTTTCCTTGACCTAATCTTCCAGAAGAACCCTATTTACCTCAAGCTCTCCCAGTGGGGACTCTTTGACTCAACAATCGCCGTTGCACGCTTTGCCCGTGCCCGTATGGCCGAACGTCTCATCCCTGAACTCAAGTCTGTCGATAGCCTCCCCACCAGCAatctcaagaagcagccCCTCGGCCAGGACTTGCTCTCCAAGTTCATTGCCGCTCGCGAAGCCCGCCCCGAGTTCATGACAGACACCTTGGTACAGACCATGGCAGTTTCTATGGCCTTTGCAGGTTCAGAAACCACAGCTATCACACTCTCCGCCGTCTTCTACTACCTCCTCCGAAACCCCGAGTGCTaccagaagctcaagaacgagcttgatgaggctgccaaggccGGTGTCTTTTCTGACTACGAGTCTGGTCTGGTCACGTTCTCTGAGGCTCAGAAGTTCCCTTACCTCCATGCTTGTGTCCAAGAAGCTTTCCGAATGCACCCAGCTCCAGGTCTTCCTCTTGAGAGAATCGTTCCTCCCCAAGGAGCAGAGATCGGAGGCGAGTTCATTAAGGGCGGCACAATCGTCGGTGTCTCAGCATGGATCATCCATAACCGCCCAGAGATCTTTGGCACCGATACGGACAAGTACCGACCTGAGCGCTGGTTGCCCGACCCCAACCTcgatgctgaggaggaagataagcgcatcaagaagatgacggGTATGATGTTCCAATTCGGCATGGGTAGCCGAACATGTATTGGCAAGAACATCAGTCTATTGGAGATCTACAAGGTTGTGCCTAGTCTTCTAAGACGATTCGAG ATTAACTTTGAGGACCCAAGCAAGGAGTGGAGGATCATCAACGCCTGGTTTGTCAAGCAGACAGATTTCAACGTCAAATTCACACGGAGAGAACTCGTACAGCCGGAATTCTCAGAGAAGCAGGAATGA